In Vibrio pomeroyi, the genomic window ACAGACCATGCACTCTTTGCAATTTGATAATTGAAATAATAAGGAGTCTAAAAAGCGACCACATGAGAGAGGGTCTTAGAATAACTAGGAAAAATTCTTAGTTCAGAATAAGGCATCATGAAAACGTGAAGAGTATCACTTTGTTTAAAATGTGTTATATCGTTAGGAAGATTTGGAGATAAGCCATCATTCAAGCCATGCTCGCTCCGTTCTGAGCAACCAAATACCTATTTCATAGAAATGTTTAGTAGAAGTCTAATGTGGCAAATGAAAGCCACATTAGACCCGTTTTCCAGTTTCAAAACCTAAGCCATTGAGGCTTCGATTTAGTTGTTCTTAGGAACATCCAGATGATTGAGCAACGAAGGATAACCCCAACCGTTCTCACCTTCGACTACAGCCTCTCCGGTTAAATATTCAAAAAGCGTCGGTGCTAACGAGCCATTGGCTTGGATTTTTAATGGTTGTGAGTTTTCACCAATTGGCGTGCCCCAGAAACCAATGAATGCATCTTTCTCTAAGTAGTCTTCACCAGCATGACGACCCGGTACCTTAGTGTTATAACCAATTCCAGCTTTCGGGAACAGGTTAACCGTACCAGCTCTATCTTCAAGGTAGATATTGGCTAGTTGATTGACAGAGTCTGGTCGAGGAGTCGGTTGGGTTAACTCTGTCCACTGCGCACTGCTACACCAAGTTGTGAGATCTTCCTTGATTGCGCGGTTTATGCACTTTTCCACTAGCTTGGAATAATGAGAAAAGTCAGCCTTGCTTGGTGCCGCTAAATACGGATTGAGCGTTTGGGTGTTGAGTAAAATTGGAGGTCGATTGGCATCCAAAAGATTCGTAGAAAAGCTTGTCACCTTCGCGTGTAATCAATTCATCAACTCGTTTTAAGTCGCGATTACCTATTACACGAACTGCGCAACTTTGCGGGTCACAAGCACTCTCTCTGACCACCATGTAATCGAGGCTTTCCGGCAAGCGCTGCGTTATCTGAGCTATCACATCAATGTTCTCATCTTTCGGCGCTGCAAGTGGCGCCCATTGTTTGAGCTCTTGATAGATGGGCTGCGCCTGCCAGCCTTGGCTTGAGTTAAAGAAGTCCATCATAAAGTTGCCACCAGCAGTCGAGGCCACAACAACATCAATGTCCTTCGAGCTCGGATAGCTTAGAGCATTGGTAATTTTAGGCCCCTCACCTTCGTCTGATGATATTTTCTTAACGACTATTGGGTAATCCAGATCCGCTTGTAATCCTTCAAATACTTGCTTCTCAGGGTTAAGCGCATAAAACACTGGCGTTAATCCATGATCACCTGCCATACCCCATAGAGTTTTATCGTAAACACCTGCGCTACGATAAGTCGCTTCAATTTGACGAATCCAATAATCTAATCGGTTTAGCTCGCCAGTCGGCATTAAGATCTCGTCACTAAAAGGCCCCGTGAAGTGTGCAAAGTGATCCGGCCATGGGTTATAAACCAAGGTATAGTCCGGCATCCCTTTTCCATCGAGGTCAGCGTACTGAGTGATGTCCTGCTTCACCTGAACTTTCTTTGAATATTTGGTGAAGAAATCAAAGCCAGATATAGACTGATACGCTTCAATATCTTCAATCAAGGCTGCACGCTTTTCTCGTAGAGTCACTTCAACTTCAGAACGCTCTTGCAGTTCTTTAACGCAGCGTTTCTCACCATAATCACGTAACGACTCCCCCAAGCCTAAATTCACTAGGCCGTCATAAGTCGTGTGCGCATTCCAGTCATATTGAGCGTTACAGTTCAGCGTTTTAAGGTAATCAAGACGATCAAACATGGTTTGCACTTTGTTGTCTGCCATCAATACATCCAACTGCAACGCATCATTACCGAAGAAGTAATACGCTCGGTCGATCTCTCTATCAACAAAATGGAAGTTGGGAATGCCAGTACCACCTTGTCCCGACACTTTTGCGCCAGTCTTAATTATTGGCAGGTTACGTACGCTGATCGTCGGAGTAGAAGATATACCGACTCGACTAATATTGTCACGATGCTCTTGATAGAGCTTTTTGAAGAAAGGTAGATAGTGCGGGTCGCGGTAGGTTTGTTCAGATAGAACTTCCATGAACCGCACCTGTTGTCGATGCTCTGGTTCAATCACCTCCTCTGCTTGAGGCTTGTACTGCGCTCGATTTTTATGATTCTGATAAGCCACCGAGATGAAAGGCGTACTCTCATCGACTAAACCTTCGATTAAGCCTTGTTGTAGACCATCAACAGTCACTTGAACCGCAAAGCGCTTGTTCTGTTGAGAGTCTAAAAATTGAATGAGCTGCTCTGGCTTTTCACTAAATGCTTGTTGCATCCAATCATCGAGCGCTTCTGCTCGCTCTTCTTTAAACACAAATTGTCGGTAGGCTTTAAGCAAGTTTAAGCGCACGAAATCAATGAGTGTGATAGTAAGGGCTTGCGCTTTATTGTTCGGCTTATCGGCGTTTTCAGGCTTGCCATCTTCTGCAATCGCAAGCATTGCTGATTTCATATCACCTTCATCCATTCCGGATGCGGCTTTGCCTATTAGATCAACAATGATCGGTTGAATCTGAGCGATGATCGCTAAATCTTCAGGGCTATTGATTAAGTAGGTGTAACTCTCTGGGAGGGTCTCCATGTCTTGCCAAACACCAATTTCAAACAGCGCATCGTAGATAACGACCATATTGGCAATGAAGTGTTCATCGATACGAATACCTTCATGGTGACCAGTTGCTTCAGTCGAGGTATCTGGCTCTTTATGTTCTGATACTGGCTCGTCACCGACATAATAGAGGCTATGTTCAAAGCCTTTTAATACCTCTTCATCATAGACTGTCGACAGGTATGCTTTGAATACATCTTCACTGCTCAAACCTGAATAACGGTCATAGTAACTATAGAGAAAATAGCCCAAAGGAATTGAATAAGTTGGGTTAGATAGTTGAGCGATCACTCGTGCTTTCGTTTTCGCATCTAAAGGCAGTGCGAGAATGTACGCATCTAACGTTACGCCGCCGATGGTAAAAAGTGTCGCATCGCGAGTAAGCGTAGCCGAGTAGCTCAGGCTTGAAAGCACCTGATTTTTCAACACCTCGCTAGAACTGAATACGCCACCAATAACAGGCGTTGTCGAGATATCGGCGAAACTGGGCGCTGACAAAACAGCCAGCGAAAGAGAACTGAGTAAACTGGCACAACCACGAGCTTGAGAATAGAAACTCATCAAATATCCTTTAGTTCAGTGTGTTTTTATAAATATAAATTATTGTTCCAGTTTACTTTAATTACTAAAAATATGTGTAGTTATGCCTATAAAAGTATTTGAATTTTCATCGCAAGATATGACTCTACCCGTAATATTTGAAACACTTCGCAACAAATAAAACACTGTTCACAATCATCTCCTGACATTGTATTGATAAAGTCCGATGCTCTTTATTTGTGCACATTTTAAGGCCAAACTTATGAACTCGTTTACTAAAGCTTCGCTGACTGCAGCTATCAGTCTTCCACTACTTGCTGGGTGTGTGACACCGGGTGAAGATGATCCAAATGCAAGCACCAAGCAAGGTGCTGTAGGTGGTGCGTTACTTGGGTTAACACTTGGGGCATTAACAGGTGAAGCGGATTTAGCGGTTCAAGGAGCGATGGTCGGTGGCCTAGCCGGTGGTGTCGCAGGTGCAAGTAACGATATTCAGAACAATCGTGAAAACATCCGTCACGACAGCCGTAACGAGGCCATTGCACAAACTGGTGGCACGCAAGCAGTAAGCCCAGCGAGCACTGAAACAACTCAACAAAACTGGCAAGAGCTTAATAACTTCATTGGCGAGTGGAACGTAACCATTCGTAACCATGTTGATACCAGCAGCAATATCGACAGCCTTCAAGCGACGGGTAATCTAGCGAGTATTAGCCAAGCCAACATCAATATTGGAAACCAACAGGGCGTTGAGCTATCTGCACAGTTTTCTTATACAGCAGAGCAAGGTTATCAACTGGATGTCATGAACGACGCGACTGACGTAACGGTTAACTTCGCAGGTGAACATCAACCACAAGCGAATCGCTACAACTTCTACCCAACCAACATTCAAGACATCATTTACCAAGACGTGAACAGTGCTGATGTTCGCCTAGAACTAGCGATGGTGAGTGACAAGCTATGGATTATCGACAGCTACGCATACATCGATGGTTCTGAGAAGAAGCTACAATCTATCCGCTTCAATAAAGCGAGCTAATAGAGTGATATAACAAAGCCAGCACAACCACTTCGCTCAACAATACTATCAATATTGAGCAATGGTTTAATGCTGGCTTTGAACATGATGCCCTATTCTTCGCTGCAAAGGCTATATCACTTATTTTCTAAAGCCTGTGCTGCAATGAATAGAAATAAAACCCCTTACAAACGCTTACCGCTGCCGTCTTCCCACATCACTTCACACTCTTCTTTGATGGCTGCTTTTAACAACTCTACCAGCGGAAATGCACGGCTACCGATATTCACTGGCGCTTCAATAACTTCATCTTCGTTATCGTCGTCTGCATCGTTCTGCTCTACTGATTGCTTTTGTTCGACCTCAAGCGCAGCGCGTAAATTATTTAGAGCTTGAGGCACCTCTGAAGCATCAATGGCACCAGGGATAGTGCCACTATGTCCAAGCATTTTGATGAACTGAAGACCGATCTCACCAAACATGGTGACGCTAGCATGAGCCTTGCAACTAAACGTAATTAACATAATGAGCCTCTATCAAATTCGATTGTCTACAGACTATGTTGAGTAAATCATTGGAAAGCAAGTACATAATCATCAAAGAACGGCCACCAACCTGATCGTTGGCGACTACTTCCTAAAAGAAATCTGCACCGTCGGTGATATACATCACTATTAATAATGTCTTAATCAGTCTTTCATATGAAACCTTGATAGTAGTCACACTAAATAGGTATCTAAGTCTCTGCGTAGCTTGTTATTTAATCTACTATTAATACCATGATCAAAATTAGTGGCACAAATCACATGAACAGGCTGGTCGGTAGACACCTAGAAGAAATGGCGGACATACGATCCACCCGAAAACAGAAAATTGTCTACTCCTTTTCACTGACTGCCGCGGCACTATTCATTTTCTACACGTGGGCTTACTTTCAGGGCCAGCATTACACCTTGTCGGTTTTTGAGCTGTGTTTTGCGATTATCGCTATCTCGAATGCCTTTTACGTCAGAAAGGTTATAAACCCTGACTACTCGGAACTGATTCTAAGTGGTGTACTGCTCGTTCAGGGTGTGATTCTATTCTTGTACAGCCACGCCATTCCCGATCGAATCCTTTGGCTCTACCCTATTCTGGCGGCGGTGATTTTTATCAACGACTTCCGAATAGGCATCATCTTTAGCACATCGTTTTGCCTGTTTATCAGTACGCTGATTACCGCGTTGCCTAACAACTTCTCTCTGCCTTTTAATAGCACTCATCGCTTCGTTCTCAGTCTATTTACCATGAGTTTGGTGTGTCACACCTCGGCTTATTACTACACAAAAGCGGTGAGCTATATTCAACGTTTGTACAAAGAAGGCATTGAAGATTTAGCCTACCGAGATCAGCTGACAGGGTTAGCAAACCGTTGGAGCTTTGAACGCTGGGCTGTAGAAAAGCTTGCAACCGTCGATAGTAAGCGATCACTTACCGCACTGGTCTTTTTGGACATCGATGACTTTAAAGCCATTAACGATAGCTATGGGCACGATGTGGGCGACAGCGTTTTACAGCATTTTGCCAACCGCTTGAGCAACAATATTCGAACCCGAGATAGAAAGAGTCACGAATACGACTATTCAATTGCGCGCTTTGCCGGGGATGAGTTCGTTCTGATGCTCTACGATATTCCAACTCGAAAGGACCTCGACGGTATTCTCGATAGAATATGTGGCTTATTTGAGAGCGGTTGCCAGACAAACGAAAGAATCAAAGAACTGACACTCAGTGTTGGTGTGTCTTTGTACCCACAAGATGCGACAGAATTACATGAGTTAACAAGGTGTGCCGACAAAGCAATGTACGTTGCCAAACATTCTGGGAAGAACCGATATGCTTATTATCACGACAACCCAGTATCGACATTGATAGAAGAATTACCGACGAATTTACCTTGTTCAGAATCGGGGTCTTCTGAACTTGAAGAGTGTCTTGAAACGAAAGTGGAAGGGAACAATGTAACGCTGTTAAAAACACGTAAACGTTAGCCTGCCATATACATAACCCAAAGG contains:
- a CDS encoding GGDEF domain-containing protein, encoding MADIRSTRKQKIVYSFSLTAAALFIFYTWAYFQGQHYTLSVFELCFAIIAISNAFYVRKVINPDYSELILSGVLLVQGVILFLYSHAIPDRILWLYPILAAVIFINDFRIGIIFSTSFCLFISTLITALPNNFSLPFNSTHRFVLSLFTMSLVCHTSAYYYTKAVSYIQRLYKEGIEDLAYRDQLTGLANRWSFERWAVEKLATVDSKRSLTALVFLDIDDFKAINDSYGHDVGDSVLQHFANRLSNNIRTRDRKSHEYDYSIARFAGDEFVLMLYDIPTRKDLDGILDRICGLFESGCQTNERIKELTLSVGVSLYPQDATELHELTRCADKAMYVAKHSGKNRYAYYHDNPVSTLIEELPTNLPCSESGSSELEECLETKVEGNNVTLLKTRKR
- a CDS encoding DUF1840 domain-containing protein — translated: MLITFSCKAHASVTMFGEIGLQFIKMLGHSGTIPGAIDASEVPQALNNLRAALEVEQKQSVEQNDADDDNEDEVIEAPVNIGSRAFPLVELLKAAIKEECEVMWEDGSGKRL